The Ignavibacteriales bacterium genomic sequence ATCAGTTAACAGAGAAAATACGAAAAGTGTTTCAGAAATATTTTCATCAGTGTTTACCATTAAAATGTTGCTTTTGTTTTATCAAGTGTAATATTTTTTATTATTGTTTTAACTGTTCCAATCTTTAAGGAAAATTTAATCTTATTTATTGTCTCATTTTTCAGTGTGCTTGGTACAGCATTGTTCCCTCTCTGGTTTTATCAGGGTATTGAGCGGATGAAATATATTTTAATAATTTCTGTTTCGGTTAGATTTATTACAACGATTTTAATTTTTGTAATCATTAATTCGAAAGTGATTTTATAAAATATGCCGGTTTAAATACATTAACGCAATTTGTAATTGGAATAGTCGGATTACAAT encodes the following:
- a CDS encoding oligosaccharide flippase family protein; the protein is MVNFATAFATYFTILTDYGFNLSATQEISVNRENTKSVSEIFSSVFTIKMLLLFYQV